Part of the Xenopus laevis strain J_2021 chromosome 2S, Xenopus_laevis_v10.1, whole genome shotgun sequence genome is shown below.
CTTATACATTCATTTTTcttgttgtatttatttatttatttatttattttaatggtgtTACTTGTGACacgagacaacagatgtattccttgttctgtgtaaACATTCTACAGCCATAATAACAGAATGACCTTTAACCTTGAGGTTCTTCTACAGCATACTAGTTCTGTATTCGTGTCCTGTTCTATAATTGTTGTCATGATAACAAGAATATAACAACTAATATATGACATCTATATCCCTGATATCTACAGTTACTTCTCTTCTCCTTGGATTATGTAAAGGTGCCTCTGTGGTTTAGCCTTGTAtaagctgccagtgcgtcaggtTGTTTGACTGCATCCTTCTTTGTTTCTTTCCATAACCCTCCTATGGTGTTATCTCCTAAGTAGCAACCCAGGTGGCATGCTTTGCAAAAGTGAAGATTTTAagattttctgtttgtttatagTCTGAACAGAGAGACACTGCATGTAATGGTTAAGCCACACCCTCACACTGTACATCTTTTTTTGGTGCAGGTTGCCTAATCTTatgcttttttcttattttctccaGCTATCGAAATCAGAAAGCTTAGAAAGGAGTTAGCAGAAATTCTGAGGGAGAATGCTCATTACATAGAACTTCTTAAAAGCAACGACATCTGCTTGTATGATGATCCCACCCTGCATTGGAAAGGAAGCCATAAGAACTTGAAAGCTTCCTTGGTTGTTCCGGCAGACCAGGTGCAAAAGCCCTTGTGCCTCAGTGGAAATCAGCTGAATTCCAACAACTCCACTGCAGCAGTGCACGGAATTACATTCAATGTGGGAAACAACCTACAGAAGCAAACTGCTAACGTTGTGCCCGTGCAGAGGACCTGTAATATAGTAACACCTATCACCATATCTGGGATGTCTCTTTTGGAAAGTAAAGCATGGCAACAAAGTGCTGCATCTATAACTTCATCCAATCAACAGGCTCCACTGTGTCTGCCTTTAACCACTCCAGCACCAATCACTGTTAGCATCACTTCTACGGTTGAGAGGTCAGTTCTTGTCCCCATCAGTTCTGCATGTCATCCTCTATTAAACAGTTCAGCAAGCCAGATACAGTGCTCTTCCACCCAGACATCCCTGCTTGGAGAGAACAGAATGCAAGGAAATGAAGGTACAACACATCCGGATAATCTGCCAAAAGTATCTCCATCCATCTCTTCAAGCCTCCCATCCAACTTGTCTTCATTAGTTCCTGAAGTGCCATTAGTTAGTGTGTCTGGAACAAGTTTACAGGAATCTGTAAATTTGCTTCAGGGGCAGTTGCAAGGATCTGCCAGCTGTGCAGTAAATGATGTCATCCAAGATATTTTTCCTAATATCACTGCTGACTCCAGCCTTCACATAGCAAACTCTTCCAGAGAGGTTGTCACTGCTGCTGTGGAAATAGCAACCGGATCAACTGTCTGTACAAGTTCTGCAACACCACTGGAAAACAGCTGGTCTCTTAGTGCTTTACCAACTCAGGATTTGAGATCTATTGGAAGTTTAGCTCGGGTTCCCTCACATGGAAACACACAAACCACATGGACAACTTTACAAATAGCAAGAAGTACCATACAGCCATTAAGCCAAGCGCCTCCTAGTGGTGTTCCCATGTTACTAACTGAAAAGCGACTGTGTCCCAAAGAAGTCATTGCTAACAGACCAACACCTTGTATAAACTTGAACAGTTTGGCATCAGACACTGGCAAGCCCGTTGAACAAGTCATGGTAAAAATGTCTTCTTGCCAACCTGTACATGTTCAATCACTGATATCCCAGCCACAAGCTGCAACCAATATTCTTCCTCTTAATCAGCCAGTACAGGTAATACAAGTGGCTCAACCAGTCACACCAGCTGTAAACCCTGCTCCAGCCaatcaaaatattatatttttccaaCCTCCCGCACCAGCTCCTTGTACCCCTGTTATCCGGGCAGAGGCTCCTAAGCCTACAATTGGCCAGCAAATTGTAATAATCCAAGCAGCACCTAATCAAAATCCTCTTCCTTTAATGCAAACTCAAGCAACACCCCCTGTTGTAGTACCCTTAAATCCAGCCAACCCTGCTATCTGCCCTTCAAACACTGTGCAAAGCACAGCTCCACCACAAACATTTGGTGGCAAGCACCTTGTTCATATACTGCCGAGGCCTGCAACCTTAGTAGCACCTTCCACCACACAATCTGTGCCTACTTCCACAGCGAGCTCAAACCAACAGCCACCAACGATTTCTCTAAATGGACAATTGTTTGCATTACAGCCGGTGACTCCTTCCGCTGGCACATCAAGTCAAACACACATGCAGATTATCCAGCCCACCACTAATGAAGACCCCAACACTAATGTTGCCTTGAATACCTTTGGTGCTTTGGCCAACCTTAGTCAGAGCATCTCCCAAATAGCTGGACAAAGTTGCTTACAGTTTAGTGTTAATCCCTCTGCAGCTTCTGTATCATCTGCCAATATCCCCTTAAATTCTGTCTCTACAAGTGGAGCTTCAACCACTGCTGAAAGTCCATCTATTACTTCACCCCCAGCAAAAGCTGCATGTGCAAAACATCCAGGCGGATCACCAACTACAAAAGCcaagaaagcaataaaaaaaataagtgttaagAAATCAGCTTCTACTAGAAAAGACAATATTTCCtcaaataaattgaataaatctGAGTCCTTGTGTGTAGAGAGTTCAAAGTTGCCCTGTACTGGAGAGTTTCAGAAACATCAGGAAAATGCATGTGCGGTAACTTCTGCCCAAGTAAACTCAAATGTGTCCGACATTAGTTTACCCAAAGGTGGTAATCCTGAGAGAGTCCAAGAAAGCATTACTTTGGCTGTGTTAAATAGTGGCATGGAAGAAAGACTACTTCCTGAATCTGGAGAGTCTTGTCCCTCAGAATTGTCATCCACCAGCGATCATGGTTCTGGTGCAAACGCTTGTATAATTCAGATACCAGACTCGTCATCAGAATCGCTGAACATTTCTGCAGGGCCTACTTGTCAGCAACCCATGCATGATACAACTGTTGGGGTATGCACCAGTCAGGCAGGAGTATCCGCAGCTGGGCCTTCCCAAGTCTTAACTGGCTCTGATTCTTGTGCAAGTGAAATAAACACTGCCGCTTTAACTGCAACAGATTTGCTAGAAGCACAGATTTTGTTAGGTGATCGAAAGGGGAAATCTCTCCCTCTAGTAGTATCCACAAAAGAAATGGTTGGAGATGAACTGATCTACAAAAGGGAGAAGTCCAAAGAATCTGTGTCTTCTGAACAAGTAAAGGAGGATGTATCGCTGCTGCCTATAGCAGCTGTTTCTGTTTCCCCGAATAAGTCAGGTACTACTGAGCAGGAAATGGGAGTCTGTAGTTCTGTTGTTAATAGCAGACAAACGGACTCGCCCATGTCCACGAGCTCTAGTAGCAGCCGCAATTTTTCTGTTGCCTCCATGTTGCCAGATACAAGTAGGGAAGATGTTACCAGTAACGCTGCCCCAGTGCCAGAATATACTGGTTGTCCATTTGCTGAACAAAGTGATATTGTTGCAGTAGCTGCAAGGGCCATTTTTGAGCAAGAAAACCTGGCAAAAGGAAGACCCAGACCACAGCCTGAAACCCCAGCTCCTGTTTCCAGTAACTCTGATGCTGCATTGTTGATGCCTGATTGTCGAAATCACTATAAACCTCTGACTGAAAAACAGAGCTTTATTCAGCTGCCTGCAAAATCCACTTCCTTTACACCACTTGACACAAATCCCATCCCAACTGCTGATCCAATGGAGGAAAAAAATAACTGTCCTGTGGGAATCAACACAACAAACCTCTCGCTTAATATTCCATTGTCTCAATCCCAAAATGTAACTAGTTTAAGTATTAAAAACTTGATCCAACATGGCGGCACAACCCATTCCATCGTTAACTTTGCTAATGCATCTCAGACACTGGAGCAGGTACTACCCTTGCCTACACCCTCTAAACCAGTTTTGCCCTCTGGTAATTATGAAAGCCAGGCTCACAGATCCTCTGCCTTATCTGAATATTCTCAGGAACAGCTGCATTCTGTGAGGAGCACTGTCATGCAAGTTACGCACACAACTGAGTCTCTGTTAAAACAAAGTGAGGAGCACCGGAAGGATTCTAACAAGCGCTCGGCACATGAGGATGACTTGCTTTCAACAGCCAAGAGACCGAAGCAGTGCCAGGCTCCACTGAGGCTCGAAAGAATCCAAGCCCCGGATGGTCTTCGAGAGCAGAATGAAATAATGGTCAGTCGCATGCCTTCCAATACGTCTTCATCTGTGTCTGGTGGTAATACAGTGCATGAAGCTGGACTTGTCCCTTTATTCTCTTCTAGTAATAGTTTTGTTAGACAGTCAGACCTCCGTTGCAGTTCTCAGACATCTGTTTCTGAGCATCAACATGGGCAGATGGTGAGTCAGCATTTAATACAGCAGCACACTCCAAATCATCAGGGGCCATTACACCATAGTAGTGTTCCATACTTGAAGCAGCAGCAACAAGCTGGCCACTTAAGAGAGCAACATCACTTGTATCAGCAGCAGCACCATGGTGCTCATGCAGAGagtgctgtgcatgcacagtctCGCAGTGTGCAGCAGCAAAGACTGATCCAGCAGGATGTTCAGATGCAGAAGAAGCAGGCTCCTGTACAGAACAGCCAGCCCACACGGATGTCTTTGCAGCATAAACAACATTTGTCTGAGCAGAACTGCCCAAAAGGAGCCCAGACTCACCAGTCTCATCACCAGCCGATCCAGCAGCAAATGCAGCCTCACTTTGGGCCTTCCCAGGCAGACAAAACATGTGAGAATACTGCATCCAACCGGAGCCACCGTGGTACACATCCACAGAGTCATGTGTCCCAGGATATACTTCACCAGCACCAACAAGATGTCGGCAGTAGAACCCAAGGACCACCAGTATCTTCTGAGCATTTACCTGGCCACAACCAAGTTCAGAGGCTGATGACCTCAAGGAGTTTGGAGCAGCAATTGGTTTCCCAGCCAAGCATCATATCCAGACCAACAAACATGACATGCACCCCACACAGGCAAGAAAGGAATAGAGTATCTAGTTATTCTGCTGAAGCCCTGATAGGCAAGAGCACTTCAAATTCTGAGCAAAGGATGGGACTTTCTATTCAAGGCTCCAGATTCTCAGAGCAACTTGAAATGAGAAAATATTTGGATATCTCTAGAAACAAAGGCCTGGAGGTCCATAACATACAGGGTCAGTTATCCATCGAGCACTCTCTTAATACGGATGCCCAATGCCTTCCTGATTGTCAGTCTTTTAAGGCAGGTGGATCTAGTCAACAGCAACGGGGAAGCTTTGATGCCCAGACTCTGAGACCTAATGACACAAACTCCGGCCCCTCCATGAGGGGCGTGCAGTCTCAAGCTTATAGAATTACACAGAACCCAAATTTATCCATGGATCAACAAAAACATCTTTCATACCAGCCAGCACCTGAAGTACCCCTCTCAAATACACTCCCGATTCGTGATAGTCAAAATTCCTGCCACCAGAGCTTCATGCAGAGTTTGTTAACTCCACATATCGAACAGGTCGGGGTGGGCCAGAGGCTGATTTCCAGTAATCAGAGACATTCCCAATATAATGCAGCCCCTGGGGGAGTTGAATACAGCTGCCCTGCTTCCCGTGATTCTGTTCACCTTCGAAGAGATGGCAATGGACAGAATAGGGAAAGTTGTGACTTGGCCATTGCACAAGTGACTTCAAGGAGCCATTCTTTAAGTATTCCCTTCTCCAGTTCTACCTCCTCTGTGGAAATTCCAGgtcgcagcagcagcagccctaATGCATCAATGCAGAAGTCAAACGCCATGCGACCTCATGAGGCTCAAGGTgcaaaaaaccatttaaacattcagGTTTCCATTAACATGCATGGGGTTGTCCATCCGACTATTCCCCAGCAGTCCGTTTCCCATAGCAACCTTGATCAGAGGCAAAATGTGAGGCAGCTTAATCCCCCTATAACTCAGCACTCACGACATCTAATGCCAGACAATGCCGACTCCAAAGGCCGTCAGCCAGAAAGGAATCGTCACGGAAACCAAAGGCAAAGTAATATGTTTGAGCATGCTCTTCCACACCTTCCCTTAACTGGTCCCAGTAGCATGATAATTGGACGCCAGCAGCCGGTAAATGATAAAAGGCCGGGTATTGTACGTTTCATGGCAGACAATGCCCAGATTTCCAGCGACAATCCCGCTCCTGACCAGCACAGCCTGACCCAAAACTTTGGCTTCCCATTTATTCCTGAGGGGACGATGAACCCCCCAATCAATGCAAACTCCTCATTCATTCCTCCGGTTACCCAGGCTGCTGCCACTCGCACACCTGCAGTTATCACCGTTGATCCCCAGAATCCACTGCCATCTTTTTATCCCCCATACTCACCTGCCCATCCAAGCTTGTCCAATGACATTACCATCCCCTATTTTCCCAATCAGATGTTTCCAAACCCGGGCACAGAAAAAACCAACAGCACTGGCTTGAACAACAGGTTTGGAACCATATTATCCCCACCACGGCCTGTGGGGTTCTCTCAAGCCACCTTCCCTCTTCTTCCAGACATGCCACCAATGCACATGGCCAACCCCTCCCACCTGTCCAACTTTAACCTAATGTCCCTATTTCCAGAAATTGCCACTGCTCTTCCCACTGATGGCTCTGCCATGTCCCCCCTACTCTCCATTTCTCACTCTTCTGGATCAGATTCTTCAAAACAGTCCTCAAACAGACCGGCACACAACATAAGCCATATCCTGGGCCATGATTCCAGCTCGGCTGTGTAAGAACATGGGAGGGGTAACCCCCTGTCCTTGTTGTGGGGCAGCAGTTTGTAAGATGAAATACTCATATGAATTGCGGTACATTTGGCTTCCTGCGCTAAAATTGTGTTTCTTCATATTAATACATGTGACagccatattgtttccatcacAGTTACAACGTGGGCATTTAGCTTATTCTGAGCTCAGAACATTCATTCTCTTTACATTTACATGTGAATTGGTGCAAGCTGTTTTATTGCTGCACAGTGATAGGGGTGGAATCTCCTGCTGTAAATAATGTACACTTGTAATTTGGAGACTGCTGATTGTCTCTTGTAAATATGTTGAATATTTTTGTACTCTTTAAGATAaaatcattgtttttgtttttatcctgCACTATGTGATTCCGATTTGAATCTGTGGCTGTTTCTGTATCGAGATTGGTTGGTACtggcctccttttttttttataaaggcttTCAGATCTTGCATATCAAAATGAGTCTTCTgagctttttgtttatttaacaaaacaatctGGTTGTAATAATTCTTTGTAAAGATTCAAACttattttagtaataaaaataatttctgcacATCTTGTGCTGTCGTCTGATTGGTCAGTGACTGATTTGTTTGCCAGTCTGAAGCACCAAGAGCTCAAAGAAGGAAGAGAAATCTTGCAATTAACCATTAGATGTTGGCTTTGCCCCAAGTATATCAGACTATTGCCTGGTTGCAAGTAGTTGCCCTTGCTGCCttaacatgggcagatttaagttgccaattcaggtcctttagaccaatcAGGCCTCCCCAACCGACATGTAGCCAGAAATGGTCCAGATGCTGTTTCGATGGGTTTGATTTTCCCCTGCGATTGAGGACCACTTTGGCtaattgatgcagtcctcatcccTGAATGAACGGATTAGCCGATATCTCCCtacctttggtgggcatatcggaggaaAGATCTGCTAAGACCCACTAACTAAATGAGTGGTTCTtatagtgtatgaccacctttattgTAAAAGGCCTATGATTTTTATAAAGGAAAGGCTATTACAGTGATTTGGAAAGAAGAGGCCATTGTCAAAGAACAATAGATGCTTATGCAAGGATGGAAGTGCATTCATAATCAGTCATCCCTTTATAGAAAGTAGAGGTGAATTATACATTCATCTCATAATGTTTCTCAAACAAGTACAATGTGGCAATAAAAGAAAGGTATTGAAGCACTTTACTATCAATCACATATTCTACAATTGCTCTTGAGCCAATTCTGGTGATAGGAACTGGAGGGTCAATGTCCCTGTGATTGAGCATTGGAGTAAGTATAGCAACTTGTAATTAAACAGGCTAGTGGCtggggcaggcagcagaaataTAGCTGAGTCAACAAGACAACGGGCAAGGTAAGTGGAAAACCGTAGAGTCCAGTGTGCAGATCAAAAGTCCAGTCAGGCTGTAGCAGGCACTAAGAAAGCAACTAAGATCTTACATTTGTGAAGGGCAGCTTTTTCTTGCCTCTGTTAAAGCGCCACTCAAGGAAAGGGTTTCACCCAACATACTGATACTGCCCTCTGGCAGAGAAGAGCATTGGTGATAGGCAAACTTTACTCAGAAATGCTCAAGCGAGCATATAGTATTTGCCCATACCTTTTACTCTGCAAAGCCTTACTCATCGTTTtgtatttttaagatttatttcaTGTAACTATTGTCGTCCTAAATTCAAAAGTGGAATTAAAAGTCGAAACTAGATAAGTGAATCACCAAATCAGACTCTTTCAGTGGTGAGGTAGCAGCAGAAAGTCTTTAATGAAAACCATGATACATTCCAAAAGAATTTTATTAGAAAGTTTTTGGCAATAAAGACAAAATTGAAAAGATTTCTAAACTCCTTTATCATGTTACAATGTCGGATGAATTTAAAATTAGTTTTGTCATTTCAATACAACAAATGTGGTATATTGTCACATAAATTTTGCAGATCTATATATAAGTTGTGTGGAGTAGACTGTGGCACCAAAATTCTCAATTTTGTTGGGATTTTCTGTAGTATTCCCAAAAGTCAAGGGTTTTTTTGAATCTAAAGAACTGACTTTTTCTTAAAATGACATATGTCGAGCAAATTTAATGATGTACAAAACCCATGACTTAAAAACTTCTACTTTCTGAGATAGTATTTTGTTATGTacagcattttaaatgaaacccaccattctgattggtttaaaaaagtaaatgattTGATTAGAGGAGAGTTTGGTATCAGCGGTTGAAATCAGGCAAGTAGCTTATGGAGTTCTGCAGTCGCCAGTATTTGAACTGTAAACTCTGGGAGGCAGGAAACTATAgtgtccaaatatttttggtACACTACTGTCAAATGTTGGCATTTTATATGAATGGAAGTGATAAAACACGGTTGCAGATCACTGTGATttataaaaagtcaaatattAAAGACACCATGTTTTAATGTGCCAAATCCAGAATTCATCTTAACCCTCAGCCTAATCCTCaactgaataaaatgttttacatttaaatcgCTAGATTTAAGGGactcatttttaaaatagttattCTAGATTTTGTGCAAATTTGATTAAGGCTCCAATTTGTTGTTGTATTCACTCAAATGTTATGTTCTTGACTGAATTGGGAAATTACCTGTTTGATGTAAATCAatatctttgaaaaaaaaaaaaaaagggggcagatttattaaggtccgaatggtaaattcgaatttgaattttcgagttggatttttggtcaaaactcaaccCTGGGAACAACTTGAATTCGATAGTACGGCACccaaaacctgtcgagttcaggTAGAAGTCCATGGCAGAGGACCAGTAACCtaattgaagatgttaatagccttcctgacattcaagtttttttcagagtatTCAATTCTAGTTTTCAGGTCGttaatattagtttgagttttagacatCCAAGTTTTCTCCTAAATAATATACTattcgagtttcgaggtcatttgaggtaaaaaaaaactcactcgacctttgataaatatgcccccaagagtAAACAAACCCCTTAGCTATATAATGTGGTAAAGTTCATATATTCAGCTGTACAGGCTCCAATGTGACATCACTGGGAACAGGCAGCTAAGCAAAGCTCCACAAGGAACGTGACCAAATAAACCAGCCCGAGACAGCTGTCACAAAATAATGGACTCATTTCTTTGAAAGTCTGCAGTGATAGGTTTAGTACATTTGTGGCACAGTTTAGGACAAGGCAAACATCTGATGTGTTGTTATATtaagcatttttaaataaattaca
Proteins encoded:
- the usf3.S gene encoding basic helix-loop-helix domain-containing protein USF3 isoform X1; translated protein: MAFPPGILYTSMPEMTQNNSPPKTKHRKKNRESHNEVERHRKKKINSGINRIGDLIPCSPALKQSKNMILEEAFKYITELKRQNDELLLNGGDKEQAIEIRKLRKELAEILRENAHYIELLKSNDICLYDDPTLHWKGSHKNLKASLVVPADQVQKPLCLSGNQLNSNNSTAAVHGITFNVGNNLQKQTANVVPVQRTCNIVTPITISGMSLLESKAWQQSAASITSSNQQAPLCLPLTTPAPITVSITSTVERSVLVPISSACHPLLNSSASQIQCSSTQTSLLGENRMQGNEGTTHPDNLPKVSPSISSSLPSNLSSLVPEVPLVSVSGTSLQESVNLLQGQLQGSASCAVNDVIQDIFPNITADSSLHIANSSREVVTAAVEIATGSTVCTSSATPLENSWSLSALPTQDLRSIGSLARVPSHGNTQTTWTTLQIARSTIQPLSQAPPSGVPMLLTEKRLCPKEVIANRPTPCINLNSLASDTGKPVEQVMVKMSSCQPVHVQSLISQPQAATNILPLNQPVQVIQVAQPVTPAVNPAPANQNIIFFQPPAPAPCTPVIRAEAPKPTIGQQIVIIQAAPNQNPLPLMQTQATPPVVVPLNPANPAICPSNTVQSTAPPQTFGGKHLVHILPRPATLVAPSTTQSVPTSTASSNQQPPTISLNGQLFALQPVTPSAGTSSQTHMQIIQPTTNEDPNTNVALNTFGALANLSQSISQIAGQSCLQFSVNPSAASVSSANIPLNSVSTSGASTTAESPSITSPPAKAACAKHPGGSPTTKAKKAIKKISVKKSASTRKDNISSNKLNKSESLCVESSKLPCTGEFQKHQENACAVTSAQVNSNVSDISLPKGGNPERVQESITLAVLNSGMEERLLPESGESCPSELSSTSDHGSGANACIIQIPDSSSESLNISAGPTCQQPMHDTTVGVCTSQAGVSAAGPSQVLTGSDSCASEINTAALTATDLLEAQILLGDRKGKSLPLVVSTKEMVGDELIYKREKSKESVSSEQVKEDVSLLPIAAVSVSPNKSGTTEQEMGVCSSVVNSRQTDSPMSTSSSSSRNFSVASMLPDTSREDVTSNAAPVPEYTGCPFAEQSDIVAVAARAIFEQENLAKGRPRPQPETPAPVSSNSDAALLMPDCRNHYKPLTEKQSFIQLPAKSTSFTPLDTNPIPTADPMEEKNNCPVGINTTNLSLNIPLSQSQNVTSLSIKNLIQHGGTTHSIVNFANASQTLEQVLPLPTPSKPVLPSGNYESQAHRSSALSEYSQEQLHSVRSTVMQVTHTTESLLKQSEEHRKDSNKRSAHEDDLLSTAKRPKQCQAPLRLERIQAPDGLREQNEIMVSRMPSNTSSSVSGGNTVHEAGLVPLFSSSNSFVRQSDLRCSSQTSVSEHQHGQMVSQHLIQQHTPNHQGPLHHSSVPYLKQQQQAGHLREQHHLYQQQHHGAHAESAVHAQSRSVQQQRLIQQDVQMQKKQAPVQNSQPTRMSLQHKQHLSEQNCPKGAQTHQSHHQPIQQQMQPHFGPSQADKTCENTASNRSHRGTHPQSHVSQDILHQHQQDVGSRTQGPPVSSEHLPGHNQVQRLMTSRSLEQQLVSQPSIISRPTNMTCTPHRQERNRVSSYSAEALIGKSTSNSEQRMGLSIQGSRFSEQLEMRKYLDISRNKGLEVHNIQGQLSIEHSLNTDAQCLPDCQSFKAGGSSQQQRGSFDAQTLRPNDTNSGPSMRGVQSQAYRITQNPNLSMDQQKHLSYQPAPEVPLSNTLPIRDSQNSCHQSFMQSLLTPHIEQVGVGQRLISSNQRHSQYNAAPGGVEYSCPASRDSVHLRRDGNGQNRESCDLAIAQVTSRSHSLSIPFSSSTSSVEIPGRSSSSPNASMQKSNAMRPHEAQGAKNHLNIQVSINMHGVVHPTIPQQSVSHSNLDQRQNVRQLNPPITQHSRHLMPDNADSKGRQPERNRHGNQRQSNMFEHALPHLPLTGPSSMIIGRQQPVNDKRPGIVRFMADNAQISSDNPAPDQHSLTQNFGFPFIPEGTMNPPINANSSFIPPVTQAAATRTPAVITVDPQNPLPSFYPPYSPAHPSLSNDITIPYFPNQMFPNPGTEKTNSTGLNNRFGTILSPPRPVGFSQATFPLLPDMPPMHMANPSHLSNFNLMSLFPEIATALPTDGSAMSPLLSISHSSGSDSSKQSSNRPAHNISHILGHDSSSAV
- the usf3.S gene encoding basic helix-loop-helix domain-containing protein USF3 isoform X2, producing MPEMTQNNSPPKTKHRKKNRESHNEVERHRKKKINSGINRIGDLIPCSPALKQSKNMILEEAFKYITELKRQNDELLLNGGDKEQAIEIRKLRKELAEILRENAHYIELLKSNDICLYDDPTLHWKGSHKNLKASLVVPADQVQKPLCLSGNQLNSNNSTAAVHGITFNVGNNLQKQTANVVPVQRTCNIVTPITISGMSLLESKAWQQSAASITSSNQQAPLCLPLTTPAPITVSITSTVERSVLVPISSACHPLLNSSASQIQCSSTQTSLLGENRMQGNEGTTHPDNLPKVSPSISSSLPSNLSSLVPEVPLVSVSGTSLQESVNLLQGQLQGSASCAVNDVIQDIFPNITADSSLHIANSSREVVTAAVEIATGSTVCTSSATPLENSWSLSALPTQDLRSIGSLARVPSHGNTQTTWTTLQIARSTIQPLSQAPPSGVPMLLTEKRLCPKEVIANRPTPCINLNSLASDTGKPVEQVMVKMSSCQPVHVQSLISQPQAATNILPLNQPVQVIQVAQPVTPAVNPAPANQNIIFFQPPAPAPCTPVIRAEAPKPTIGQQIVIIQAAPNQNPLPLMQTQATPPVVVPLNPANPAICPSNTVQSTAPPQTFGGKHLVHILPRPATLVAPSTTQSVPTSTASSNQQPPTISLNGQLFALQPVTPSAGTSSQTHMQIIQPTTNEDPNTNVALNTFGALANLSQSISQIAGQSCLQFSVNPSAASVSSANIPLNSVSTSGASTTAESPSITSPPAKAACAKHPGGSPTTKAKKAIKKISVKKSASTRKDNISSNKLNKSESLCVESSKLPCTGEFQKHQENACAVTSAQVNSNVSDISLPKGGNPERVQESITLAVLNSGMEERLLPESGESCPSELSSTSDHGSGANACIIQIPDSSSESLNISAGPTCQQPMHDTTVGVCTSQAGVSAAGPSQVLTGSDSCASEINTAALTATDLLEAQILLGDRKGKSLPLVVSTKEMVGDELIYKREKSKESVSSEQVKEDVSLLPIAAVSVSPNKSGTTEQEMGVCSSVVNSRQTDSPMSTSSSSSRNFSVASMLPDTSREDVTSNAAPVPEYTGCPFAEQSDIVAVAARAIFEQENLAKGRPRPQPETPAPVSSNSDAALLMPDCRNHYKPLTEKQSFIQLPAKSTSFTPLDTNPIPTADPMEEKNNCPVGINTTNLSLNIPLSQSQNVTSLSIKNLIQHGGTTHSIVNFANASQTLEQVLPLPTPSKPVLPSGNYESQAHRSSALSEYSQEQLHSVRSTVMQVTHTTESLLKQSEEHRKDSNKRSAHEDDLLSTAKRPKQCQAPLRLERIQAPDGLREQNEIMVSRMPSNTSSSVSGGNTVHEAGLVPLFSSSNSFVRQSDLRCSSQTSVSEHQHGQMVSQHLIQQHTPNHQGPLHHSSVPYLKQQQQAGHLREQHHLYQQQHHGAHAESAVHAQSRSVQQQRLIQQDVQMQKKQAPVQNSQPTRMSLQHKQHLSEQNCPKGAQTHQSHHQPIQQQMQPHFGPSQADKTCENTASNRSHRGTHPQSHVSQDILHQHQQDVGSRTQGPPVSSEHLPGHNQVQRLMTSRSLEQQLVSQPSIISRPTNMTCTPHRQERNRVSSYSAEALIGKSTSNSEQRMGLSIQGSRFSEQLEMRKYLDISRNKGLEVHNIQGQLSIEHSLNTDAQCLPDCQSFKAGGSSQQQRGSFDAQTLRPNDTNSGPSMRGVQSQAYRITQNPNLSMDQQKHLSYQPAPEVPLSNTLPIRDSQNSCHQSFMQSLLTPHIEQVGVGQRLISSNQRHSQYNAAPGGVEYSCPASRDSVHLRRDGNGQNRESCDLAIAQVTSRSHSLSIPFSSSTSSVEIPGRSSSSPNASMQKSNAMRPHEAQGAKNHLNIQVSINMHGVVHPTIPQQSVSHSNLDQRQNVRQLNPPITQHSRHLMPDNADSKGRQPERNRHGNQRQSNMFEHALPHLPLTGPSSMIIGRQQPVNDKRPGIVRFMADNAQISSDNPAPDQHSLTQNFGFPFIPEGTMNPPINANSSFIPPVTQAAATRTPAVITVDPQNPLPSFYPPYSPAHPSLSNDITIPYFPNQMFPNPGTEKTNSTGLNNRFGTILSPPRPVGFSQATFPLLPDMPPMHMANPSHLSNFNLMSLFPEIATALPTDGSAMSPLLSISHSSGSDSSKQSSNRPAHNISHILGHDSSSAV